In a single window of the Rhodoferax saidenbachensis genome:
- the rplE gene encoding 50S ribosomal protein L5 → MARLQQHYREKVAPELKAKFGYTSAMQVPRLTKITLNMGVSEAVADKKVMDHAVSDLTKIAGQKPVVTKSKKAIAGFKIRENQAIGCMVTLRGVQMYEFLDRFVTVALPRVRDFRGISGRAFDGRGNYNIGVKEQIIFPEIEYDKVDALRGLNISITTTAKTDEECKALLAGFRFPFKN, encoded by the coding sequence ATGGCACGTCTTCAACAACACTATCGCGAAAAAGTCGCGCCTGAGCTGAAAGCCAAATTTGGTTACACCTCTGCGATGCAAGTGCCCCGTCTGACCAAGATCACCCTGAACATGGGTGTGAGCGAAGCGGTTGCTGACAAGAAGGTTATGGATCACGCAGTAAGCGACCTGACCAAGATTGCTGGCCAAAAGCCCGTCGTGACCAAGTCCAAGAAGGCTATCGCTGGTTTCAAGATCCGCGAAAACCAGGCTATTGGTTGCATGGTCACTTTGCGTGGCGTGCAGATGTATGAATTCCTGGACCGTTTCGTGACCGTGGCTCTGCCCCGCGTGCGTGACTTCCGTGGCATTTCTGGTCGTGCGTTCGATGGTCGCGGTAACTACAACATCGGCGTTAAAGAACAGATCATTTTCCCTGAAATTGAATACGACAAGGTTGATGCCTTGCGTGGCCTCAATATCAGTATCACTACGACGGCCAAGACCGACGAAGAGTGCAAGGCACTGCTCGCTGGCTTCCGTTTTCCGTTCAAGAACTGA
- a CDS encoding DUF2164 domain-containing protein, producing the protein MSIEISKDARKQAIASIERYFRENMEEPIGNVSAGALLGYFLEEIGPLVYNKAVTDVQDRLQARVMEVDVEIHEDEFAYWRKFDRARKP; encoded by the coding sequence ATGAGCATTGAAATTTCCAAGGACGCCCGCAAACAGGCGATTGCGTCCATAGAACGCTACTTCCGCGAGAACATGGAAGAGCCGATTGGCAACGTGTCCGCCGGCGCGCTGCTGGGCTACTTTCTGGAAGAGATCGGCCCGCTGGTCTACAACAAGGCAGTGACCGATGTACAGGACCGGCTGCAGGCGCGCGTGATGGAAGTGGATGTGGAAATCCACGAAGACGAATTTGCTTACTGGCGCAAGTTCGATCGGGCCCGCAAACCCTGA
- a CDS encoding glycerol-3-phosphate dehydrogenase/oxidase yields MTTNAQALPTRRADLLERLRDCTRYDIAIVGGGATGLGVALDAVTRGLKVVLVESHDFAKGTSSRATKLVHGGVRYLAQGNIALVREALHERTTLLHNAPHLAQPLAFVMPSYQWWETPFYGVGLKMYDALAGKAGLGKTEFLGRDATLASLPQANPAHLKGGVKYWDGQFNDARLAITLAKTAALHGALLVNYCKAADLIYKDGKVAGLVCEDTETGAQIEVHAGCVINAAGVWVDELRQKDGAANAHDGRRPTKAMVAPSQGVHIVVDREFLDSEVALMVPKTADGRVLFAVPWLGKVILGTTDTPRHDLAREPLPFKEEVDFILSEAARYLRRAPKKEDIRSIWVGLRPLVKPQDDDGDNTKGLSREHTVLVSRSGLVTVTGGKWTTYRAMAEDVLQKCVDKRLIHCDKKPVTAHLNLLGAGLAGAAPVSISLPAGGHSYGSEAVQLLVMPGADVTLTPGLTEAMVRYAARNEYARTVEDVLARRSRLLFLDARLAGTLATRVAAILQEETGQDPQIDAFFALVQQYLELPA; encoded by the coding sequence ATGACCACAAATGCCCAAGCCTTGCCTACCCGCCGTGCCGATTTGCTGGAGCGCCTGCGCGACTGTACCCGCTATGACATCGCCATCGTCGGCGGCGGCGCTACCGGATTAGGCGTGGCACTGGATGCCGTGACCCGTGGCCTGAAAGTGGTGCTGGTGGAGTCCCACGACTTTGCCAAAGGCACGTCGTCCCGTGCGACCAAACTCGTGCATGGCGGCGTGCGTTACTTGGCGCAGGGCAATATCGCCCTGGTGCGCGAGGCCCTGCACGAGCGCACCACGCTTTTGCACAATGCGCCCCATCTGGCGCAGCCGTTGGCCTTTGTCATGCCGTCCTACCAGTGGTGGGAAACGCCTTTCTATGGTGTGGGTCTGAAGATGTACGACGCACTCGCCGGCAAGGCGGGGCTGGGAAAAACCGAATTTCTGGGGCGGGATGCAACCCTGGCTTCGCTGCCACAGGCCAACCCCGCGCATCTCAAGGGCGGCGTGAAGTACTGGGACGGCCAGTTCAACGACGCCCGTTTGGCCATTACCCTGGCCAAAACGGCGGCGTTGCACGGTGCCTTGTTGGTCAATTACTGCAAGGCGGCAGACCTTATTTATAAGGATGGCAAGGTTGCTGGCTTGGTCTGCGAAGACACCGAAACCGGTGCGCAAATCGAGGTGCACGCTGGATGTGTCATCAATGCCGCGGGCGTGTGGGTCGACGAATTGCGCCAAAAAGACGGTGCTGCCAACGCCCATGACGGCCGTCGCCCCACCAAAGCCATGGTGGCGCCCAGCCAGGGTGTGCATATCGTGGTGGACCGGGAGTTTCTGGACTCCGAGGTGGCGCTGATGGTGCCCAAAACCGCCGATGGCCGGGTTTTATTTGCGGTGCCGTGGCTGGGCAAGGTTATTTTGGGGACGACCGACACCCCCCGCCATGACTTGGCCCGAGAGCCCCTGCCGTTCAAGGAAGAAGTGGACTTCATATTGAGTGAGGCGGCCCGTTATCTGCGCCGTGCCCCCAAGAAAGAAGACATTCGCAGTATCTGGGTTGGGCTGCGGCCCTTGGTCAAACCCCAGGATGACGACGGCGACAACACCAAGGGCCTGAGCCGCGAGCACACGGTGCTGGTCAGCCGCAGCGGCTTGGTGACGGTGACCGGCGGCAAATGGACGACTTACCGCGCGATGGCTGAAGACGTCTTGCAGAAATGCGTGGACAAGCGTCTTATCCATTGCGATAAAAAGCCAGTGACTGCTCACTTAAATCTGCTGGGTGCGGGCCTGGCGGGTGCCGCCCCGGTGTCCATCAGTTTGCCCGCAGGCGGCCATTCCTACGGGTCGGAAGCGGTGCAACTGTTGGTCATGCCGGGAGCGGATGTGACGCTGACGCCCGGTTTGACGGAGGCCATGGTGCGTTATGCGGCGCGCAATGAATATGCGCGCACCGTGGAAGATGTGCTGGCCCGGCGTTCGCGTCTGCTGTTTCTGGATGCGCGCCTGGCGGGCACTTTGGCGACACGGGTGGCGGCAATATTGCAAGAAGAAACCGGACAAGACCCGCAAATCGACGCTTTTTTTGCGTTGGTGCAGCAGTATTTGGAGTTGCCGGCCTAA
- the rpsN gene encoding 30S ribosomal protein S14, whose translation MAKMALIQRELKRDQLAAKYAKKYAEFKAIAGDAKRSDEERAAARMGLQKLPRNANPTRQRNRCSITGRPRGTFQHFGLARAKIREMAFAGEIPGIVKASW comes from the coding sequence ATGGCAAAAATGGCTTTAATCCAGCGTGAACTGAAGCGTGATCAGTTGGCTGCCAAGTACGCGAAGAAATACGCGGAATTCAAGGCGATCGCAGGCGATGCAAAGCGTTCTGACGAAGAGCGCGCCGCAGCCCGCATGGGTCTGCAAAAGTTGCCCCGCAACGCAAACCCCACACGCCAGCGTAACCGCTGCTCCATTACGGGTCGTCCCCGTGGAACGTTCCAGCACTTCGGTCTGGCACGCGCAAAGATTCGTGAAATGGCTTTTGCCGGCGAGATCCCCGGCATCGTCAAGGCCAGCTGGTAA
- the glpK gene encoding glycerol kinase GlpK, giving the protein MDYILALDQGTTSSRAIVFDRQGQVAAVAQQEFRQIFPQPGWVEHDANEIWHTQYAVALAALKKRNLSAHHISGIGITNQRETTLLWDRKTGEPVANAIVWQDRRTAARCDALRKAGKAKMIQAKTGLVLDAYFSGTKLEWLLDNVPGVRARAERGELAFGTVDSWLIWKLTGGRLHVTDASNASRTLLFNIRELCWDAQLLSLFNIPASVLPEVVPSSGVVGETDVSLFGAPVRIAGIAGDQQAATFGQTCYQPGMAKNTYGTGCFMLMNTGTAAVPSQSKLLTTVAWVGSEKAKPQALKTHACYALEGSVFMAGATIQWLRDGLQIIKSAEEVEALASCVPDTQDVYLVPAFAGLGTPHWDGHARGTLLGMTRGTARPHIARAALESIALQAADVFGAMVQDSGIALKELRVDGGACRNNLLMQMQADFLGVPVVRPVVTETTALGAAYLAGLATGFWAGVDEVSSQWAMDRRFEPRMSPDARQAKMARWRQAVERSKHWAYD; this is encoded by the coding sequence ATGGACTACATTCTCGCGCTAGACCAGGGGACCACCAGCTCACGGGCCATTGTGTTTGACCGCCAGGGGCAGGTCGCCGCGGTGGCGCAGCAGGAGTTCCGCCAGATTTTCCCCCAGCCGGGTTGGGTCGAGCATGATGCCAACGAGATCTGGCACACCCAGTACGCCGTCGCACTGGCCGCGCTCAAGAAGCGCAACCTGTCGGCGCACCACATTTCCGGCATAGGCATCACCAACCAGCGCGAGACCACGCTCTTGTGGGACCGCAAGACCGGTGAGCCGGTCGCCAACGCCATCGTCTGGCAGGACCGCCGCACCGCAGCGCGCTGCGACGCACTGCGCAAAGCCGGCAAAGCCAAGATGATCCAGGCCAAGACCGGCCTGGTGCTGGATGCCTATTTCTCCGGTACCAAGCTCGAATGGCTGCTCGACAACGTGCCCGGTGTGCGGGCCCGCGCAGAACGCGGCGAGCTGGCCTTTGGCACGGTGGATAGCTGGCTGATCTGGAAGCTCACGGGCGGGCGCCTGCACGTGACGGATGCCAGCAATGCCTCGCGCACGCTGCTCTTCAACATCCGCGAGCTGTGCTGGGATGCGCAACTGCTGTCCCTGTTCAATATTCCGGCCAGCGTGTTGCCGGAGGTGGTGCCGTCCAGTGGTGTTGTCGGTGAAACCGATGTGTCACTGTTTGGTGCGCCGGTGCGTATTGCCGGCATCGCGGGCGACCAACAGGCTGCGACGTTTGGTCAGACCTGTTACCAGCCCGGCATGGCCAAGAACACCTACGGAACGGGCTGTTTCATGCTCATGAACACCGGCACAGCGGCCGTGCCCAGCCAGTCCAAATTGCTCACGACCGTGGCCTGGGTGGGCTCGGAAAAAGCCAAGCCGCAAGCGCTTAAAACCCACGCCTGTTACGCGCTGGAAGGCTCGGTCTTCATGGCCGGCGCCACCATCCAGTGGCTGCGCGATGGCTTGCAGATCATCAAGTCGGCAGAAGAGGTAGAGGCACTCGCCTCTTGCGTGCCCGACACGCAGGATGTGTACCTGGTGCCCGCCTTTGCCGGCTTGGGCACGCCACACTGGGACGGCCACGCGCGCGGCACGCTGTTGGGTATGACGCGCGGCACAGCCCGGCCCCATATCGCCCGCGCGGCGCTGGAGTCCATCGCGTTGCAGGCGGCTGATGTGTTTGGCGCCATGGTGCAGGACTCGGGCATTGCGCTCAAGGAACTGCGCGTGGACGGCGGTGCCTGCCGCAACAACCTGCTGATGCAGATGCAGGCCGACTTTCTGGGTGTGCCGGTAGTGCGTCCGGTAGTGACCGAAACCACGGCCCTGGGCGCCGCTTACCTTGCGGGGCTGGCCACCGGCTTCTGGGCCGGCGTGGACGAAGTGTCCAGCCAATGGGCCATGGACCGCCGCTTTGAGCCCCGCATGAGCCCGGACGCACGCCAGGCCAAGATGGCCCGCTGGCGCCAGGCGGTGGAACGCTCCAAACACTGGGCCTACGATTGA
- the proC gene encoding pyrroline-5-carboxylate reductase, giving the protein MSEHIAFIGGGNMASAIISGLIRQGFASQHMDVVEPFPEAREKLKSHFGIEAHAQAGDFLGRATIVLWAVKPQTFKEAALQVRFHTKDALHLSVAAGIRSDSIAHWLGNERVIRTMPNTPALIGKGITALYPRPAVTEKDRQLAERIVSTTGEFLWLDAESQLDAVTAISGSGPAYMFYFMEAMTAAGAEMGLPREQAYKLAVATFIGAGELARASSEPPEILRQRVTSKGGTTYAAITSMDESQIKPLFAKALHAARKRATELGDEFGES; this is encoded by the coding sequence ATGAGTGAGCACATTGCGTTTATCGGCGGCGGCAACATGGCCAGCGCCATTATCAGCGGACTGATCCGCCAGGGGTTTGCCAGCCAGCACATGGATGTCGTGGAGCCTTTCCCCGAAGCGCGGGAGAAGCTGAAATCCCATTTTGGCATCGAAGCCCACGCCCAGGCCGGTGATTTTCTGGGCCGCGCCACCATCGTGTTGTGGGCCGTGAAACCGCAGACATTCAAGGAAGCGGCATTGCAGGTGCGCTTTCACACCAAGGACGCGCTGCACCTGAGCGTGGCCGCCGGCATCCGCAGCGACAGCATTGCGCACTGGCTGGGCAATGAACGCGTGATTCGCACCATGCCCAACACGCCCGCACTGATTGGCAAGGGCATCACCGCGCTGTACCCGCGCCCCGCCGTGACCGAGAAAGACCGCCAACTGGCCGAGCGCATTGTTTCCACCACCGGCGAGTTCCTCTGGCTGGACGCCGAGAGCCAGCTCGACGCCGTGACCGCTATTTCCGGCTCCGGCCCGGCCTATATGTTCTATTTCATGGAAGCCATGACCGCCGCCGGTGCCGAGATGGGCCTGCCGCGCGAGCAGGCCTACAAGCTGGCCGTGGCCACCTTTATCGGCGCGGGAGAGTTGGCCCGTGCGTCCAGCGAGCCGCCCGAAATCCTGCGCCAGCGCGTCACCTCCAAAGGCGGCACCACTTATGCGGCCATCACGTCGATGGACGAGAGCCAGATCAAGCCGCTGTTTGCCAAGGCGCTGCATGCCGCCCGGAAACGGGCGACCGAGCTGGGTGATGAGTTCGGGGAGAGTTAA
- the rplN gene encoding 50S ribosomal protein L14, whose amino-acid sequence MIQTESRLEVADNTGAKSVLCIKVLGGSKRRYASVGDIIKVSIKEAAPRGRVKKGEVYSAVVVRTAKGIRRGDGSLVKFDGNAAVLLNAKLEPIGTRIFGPVTRELRTEKFMKIVSLAPEVL is encoded by the coding sequence ATGATCCAAACTGAATCTCGACTGGAAGTTGCCGACAATACCGGCGCGAAATCTGTCCTCTGCATTAAAGTGCTGGGCGGGTCGAAGCGTCGCTATGCAAGCGTTGGCGACATCATCAAAGTTAGCATCAAAGAAGCCGCACCCCGTGGCCGCGTCAAAAAAGGCGAGGTTTACAGCGCTGTAGTGGTTCGCACTGCCAAGGGCATTCGCCGTGGCGATGGCTCTTTGGTGAAATTCGACGGCAACGCAGCAGTGTTGCTCAACGCCAAATTGGAGCCTATCGGCACCCGTATCTTTGGACCAGTGACGCGCGAATTGCGTACTGAAAAGTTCATGAAGATCGTGTCCCTGGCTCCTGAAGTTTTGTAA
- a CDS encoding 2-dehydro-3-deoxy-6-phosphogalactonate aldolase: protein MSTAHDLLKQHRAMPLVAILRGLDTASAVAVGEALVQSGFRILEVPLNRPGALECIASLTRALPAGTLIGGGTMLTVDDVNAVHAAGGRLMVSPNCDVRVIRRAVELGMVCAPGVATPSEAFTALEAGAHALKLFPAEMVGHGGLKAFKSVLPTGIDLWPVGGITPESMAAWVTAGATGFGIGSQLYAPGKSAADVLVKARQYVQAWQATSGKV from the coding sequence ATGAGCACCGCCCACGACCTCTTGAAGCAACACCGCGCCATGCCCTTGGTGGCGATTCTGCGTGGGCTGGACACCGCGAGTGCGGTCGCTGTGGGCGAGGCTTTGGTGCAGAGCGGTTTCCGGATTCTGGAAGTACCGCTGAACCGCCCGGGCGCGCTGGAATGCATTGCGAGTCTGACGCGCGCCCTGCCTGCTGGCACGCTGATCGGCGGCGGCACCATGCTGACCGTTGATGACGTCAACGCGGTGCACGCAGCGGGTGGGCGGTTGATGGTGTCGCCCAACTGCGATGTGCGGGTCATCCGCCGCGCGGTGGAGTTGGGCATGGTTTGCGCGCCCGGTGTGGCCACGCCTTCGGAAGCCTTCACCGCGCTCGAAGCCGGTGCTCACGCGCTCAAGCTGTTCCCGGCCGAGATGGTGGGTCACGGTGGCCTCAAGGCCTTCAAATCCGTGCTGCCTACAGGCATCGATCTGTGGCCGGTGGGCGGTATCACACCGGAGAGCATGGCAGCTTGGGTGACCGCCGGGGCGACCGGTTTTGGCATTGGCAGCCAGCTGTATGCACCGGGCAAGTCGGCAGCGGATGTATTGGTCAAGGCCCGTCAGTACGTGCAGGCCTGGCAGGCCACCAGCGGCAAAGTCTGA
- the rplX gene encoding 50S ribosomal protein L24 has product MNKIRKGDQVIVIAGRDKGKRGVISLRKDDSHVVVDGINLVKKHTKPNPMKGTTGGIVEKTMPIHQSNVAIFNAATGKADRVGIKVLTDGKRVRVYKSSGEEIKVA; this is encoded by the coding sequence ATGAACAAGATTCGCAAAGGCGACCAAGTCATCGTTATCGCAGGTCGCGATAAGGGCAAGCGAGGAGTCATCTCCTTGCGCAAAGACGACTCCCATGTGGTCGTTGACGGTATTAACTTGGTGAAAAAACACACCAAGCCAAACCCGATGAAGGGCACAACCGGCGGCATCGTTGAAAAGACCATGCCTATCCACCAGTCCAATGTAGCCATTTTCAATGCGGCTACCGGCAAGGCGGACCGTGTTGGTATCAAGGTGCTGACGGATGGTAAGCGCGTGCGCGTTTACAAGTCCAGCGGCGAAGAAATCAAGGTGGCATAA